From a region of the Haematobia irritans isolate KBUSLIRL chromosome 4, ASM5000362v1, whole genome shotgun sequence genome:
- the LOC142235262 gene encoding uncharacterized protein LOC142235262, translating into MVESIYMFVFRKRQVNRKRSIQGRGFVNNLINALPIELHLPGYQFCGPGTKLDKRLKRGDKGINALDAACKIHDIAYSRSSDIEKRHKADKELLERAWERVKANESTWGEKLNAYLVSNAMKAKLKLGMGMRKKKACGRTIFNSTIKKANTLLKKQKPVDINSAIKIARKVINSSFKGKKSHVVIPRVINVPKIGGFLPLVPIITALGALGAISSGVSSIARTINTAKDAKKQLEESMRHNKSMESIAMGKGLYLKPYKTGMGITLNNTDTKN; encoded by the exons ATGG ttgagagcatatatatgtttgtatttcgGAAGAGACAAGTCAATCGCAAACGATCCATACAAGGAAGAGGATTCGTAAACAATTTAATCAACGCCTTACCCATTGAGCTACATTTACCCGGATACCAATTTTGTGGACCAGGAACAAAACTCGATAAAAGATTGAAAAGGGGTGATAAAGGGATAAATGCTTTGGATGCAGCCTGTAAAATTCATGATATAGCTTATTCACGAAGCTCAGATATTGAAAAACGCCACAAAGCAGATAAGGAACTCTTAGAGAGGGCGTGGGAGAGAGTAAAAGCTAACGAAAGTACTTGGGGTGAAAAATTAAATGCTTATTTAGTCTCCAACGCAATGAAAGCAAAACTAAAACTTGGCATGGGTATGAGGAAGAAAAAAGCATGCGGACGTACAATTTTCAATTCAACAATTAaaaaagccaacacactactaaAGAAGCAAAAACCTGTTGATATTAACTCTGCAATAAAAATCGCTCGGAAAGTTATTAATTCATCATTCAAAGGGAAAAAGTCACATGTCGTCATCCCAAGAGTTATTAATGTTCCTAAAATTGGCGGTTTTCTACCATTGGTTCCTATTATAACAGCACTAGGTGCCTTGGGTGCAATATCTTCGGGTGTATCATCGATAGCAAGAACAATTAACACTGCTAAAGATGCTAAAAAGCAACTAGAAGAGAGTATGCGTCACAACAAAAGTATGGAGTCAATTGCTATGGGTAAAGGACTTTATCTTAAACCATACAAAACTGGTATGGGTATTACCCTAAATAATACGGATACAAAAAACTAA